The Bacteriovorax sp. Seq25_V genome includes a region encoding these proteins:
- a CDS encoding sensor histidine kinase, whose product MNFEKPEEAIYLIQKIFNIDQKFSGKEYVKALVQNISEGLGIEYLLVGMPKSDSPQVIKTDITWAGGKLVDNIEYNLSGTPCSNVITGRRVCIHSEKVAADFPDDVLLQEMGVEAYVGSPIILPDGELLGLFVLLDTKKFENSAFLEAAIEIFASRIGVEIARERADQRILDLNDEVKSQVSEKELIIKKTHQSLLEQEKLASLGKLVAGVAHEMRNPLNLVLNSSIIATDMVKELEKKLDHEDDIVSELRECLDIIHLHSNRMYNTLKIMLDHEVEPESIGTERDLIQIVDESIRYAYHASKIKEAGVVVDLQKKFSSESLKLELTADIQSVFLNIIENALFSIYTKYMNQKYSAKLSIDVLKSENGVRVIIEDNGMGIPEGILSSIFDPFFTTKKGANGTGLGLSLTKKIIDKNNGRISVESVEGEGAKFTIEL is encoded by the coding sequence ATGAACTTTGAGAAGCCCGAAGAAGCAATCTACTTAATACAGAAAATTTTTAATATTGATCAGAAGTTTTCAGGAAAAGAGTATGTTAAAGCTCTTGTGCAAAATATATCAGAAGGCCTAGGGATTGAGTACCTTCTTGTTGGCATGCCCAAGTCAGATTCACCACAGGTTATAAAAACTGATATAACTTGGGCCGGTGGTAAATTGGTAGATAATATTGAATATAACTTAAGTGGGACTCCGTGTTCGAATGTGATCACGGGAAGAAGAGTTTGTATTCATTCAGAGAAAGTTGCTGCCGATTTTCCTGATGATGTACTTCTTCAAGAGATGGGGGTTGAGGCTTACGTTGGAAGTCCAATCATTCTTCCAGATGGTGAATTGTTAGGTCTCTTCGTGTTGTTGGATACAAAAAAATTTGAAAATTCAGCCTTTCTCGAAGCTGCTATTGAAATCTTCGCAAGTCGTATTGGTGTCGAAATTGCTCGAGAGCGAGCTGATCAGAGAATTCTCGACTTGAATGATGAGGTCAAAAGCCAAGTTAGTGAGAAAGAGTTGATTATCAAAAAAACTCACCAGTCACTTCTTGAACAAGAAAAACTTGCTTCTTTAGGAAAGCTTGTAGCCGGGGTTGCGCATGAAATGAGAAATCCTCTTAATCTCGTTCTTAATTCTTCTATTATCGCAACAGATATGGTGAAGGAGTTAGAGAAAAAACTTGATCATGAAGATGACATCGTTTCTGAACTTAGAGAATGTTTAGATATAATTCATCTTCATAGCAATCGGATGTACAATACTCTTAAGATTATGCTTGATCATGAGGTGGAGCCAGAAAGTATAGGGACTGAACGCGATCTTATTCAAATTGTTGATGAGTCTATAAGATATGCATATCATGCTTCAAAAATTAAAGAAGCTGGAGTTGTCGTTGATTTGCAAAAAAAGTTTTCTTCTGAGTCTTTGAAATTGGAGTTAACGGCAGATATTCAATCGGTTTTTTTAAATATTATTGAAAATGCACTATTCTCCATATACACAAAATATATGAATCAAAAGTACTCAGCGAAACTTTCTATCGACGTATTAAAATCTGAGAATGGAGTAAGAGTAATTATTGAAGATAATGGAATGGGTATACCTGAAGGTATTTTATCTTCGATTTTTGATCCATTTTTTACAACCAAGAAAGGGGCTAATGGGACAGGTCTAGGCCTTTCTTTAACTAAGAAAATAATTGATAAAAATAATGGAAGGATCTCTGTTGAATCAGTAGAAGGTGAGGGGGCTAAATTCACAATAGAGCTTTAG
- the nrfH gene encoding cytochrome c nitrite reductase small subunit, which translates to MKLYKILISTLTLSGIATFIWFVIFTAPVSFVVSTMIYSKGYSYLSDDPKACVNCHVMQDHFYAYEKSSHHAVANCNSCHTPEGFLPKYLSKAVNGWNHGVAFTTGDYPWPLKVTQFNRNITNKACLKCHSDLVHNINIKSETNCIQCHSEVGHMK; encoded by the coding sequence TTGAAGCTATATAAAATTTTAATTTCAACTCTGACTTTGAGTGGAATCGCAACATTTATTTGGTTTGTCATATTTACTGCGCCCGTAAGTTTTGTAGTTTCAACAATGATTTATTCTAAGGGATACTCTTATTTGTCAGATGATCCGAAAGCTTGTGTGAACTGTCATGTTATGCAAGATCATTTTTATGCGTATGAGAAATCATCACATCATGCTGTCGCAAATTGCAATAGCTGTCATACCCCGGAGGGATTTCTTCCGAAATATCTTTCAAAAGCAGTGAATGGCTGGAATCATGGGGTCGCATTTACGACTGGGGATTATCCATGGCCATTAAAAGTAACACAATTCAATAGGAATATTACAAATAAGGCATGCTTGAAATGCCATAGCGATCTTGTACATAATATAAATATCAAGTCAGAGACAAACTGTATCCAATGTCACTCTGAAGTGGGGCACATGAAATGA
- a CDS encoding ammonia-forming cytochrome c nitrite reductase subunit c552 has product MKNFTKRRVLLALISIFVTTSCILLVLNILERKTEGKFQTVHLKDIGELEDDPAVWGVNFPYQYEDYLKNVDQVRTRYGGSEAVKRVSDSSDPREIVSEDKLKIDERFVTMWSGYAFSKDFREERGHAFMLIDQLYTKRQNVGQPGTCINCHASTYSAMMKLGDGDINKGFHALNKLPYFEAAKNVKHPVSCIDCHNPKDMSLRVTRPAFVEGIREFKKSVGVHEYDVNKMASRQEMKTFVCAQCHVEYYFKGKDKTLTYPWGKGLKGDEILSYYNEIDFKDWTHNLTKSAVLKAQHPEFETYSQGIHARSGVSCVDCHMPYKKVGAMKITDHHINSPMLKVNQSCRTCHNISEDKLLERVAVIQDNNHEMKDTVFNALVSFIKKIEANSNHPKIEELRKAQRDAQFLFDFVEAENSNGFHAPQESARILLKSLDIIRKGEELL; this is encoded by the coding sequence ATGAAAAATTTTACTAAGAGAAGAGTACTACTAGCTTTAATATCAATTTTTGTAACAACAAGTTGTATTCTCTTAGTACTGAATATTCTTGAAAGAAAAACTGAGGGAAAATTTCAAACCGTGCACTTGAAAGATATAGGTGAGCTAGAAGATGATCCGGCCGTTTGGGGAGTTAATTTTCCTTACCAATATGAAGATTACTTGAAAAATGTAGATCAAGTTAGAACACGTTATGGTGGTAGTGAAGCAGTTAAGAGGGTTTCTGATAGTTCTGATCCTAGGGAGATTGTAAGCGAAGATAAACTAAAAATTGACGAGCGCTTTGTCACGATGTGGTCAGGTTACGCATTCTCTAAAGATTTTAGAGAGGAGAGGGGCCATGCGTTTATGCTGATTGATCAGCTATACACGAAAAGACAAAATGTTGGTCAACCAGGAACTTGTATTAATTGTCACGCTTCTACATATTCTGCAATGATGAAGCTCGGTGATGGTGATATTAATAAAGGCTTTCATGCTCTTAATAAATTACCATATTTTGAAGCTGCTAAAAACGTAAAGCATCCTGTTAGTTGTATTGACTGTCATAATCCAAAAGATATGAGTTTGAGAGTTACACGTCCTGCTTTTGTTGAGGGAATAAGGGAATTCAAAAAAAGTGTTGGCGTCCATGAGTACGATGTGAACAAGATGGCCTCGAGACAGGAAATGAAAACTTTTGTGTGTGCTCAATGTCACGTTGAATATTACTTTAAGGGCAAAGATAAGACACTAACTTACCCATGGGGTAAGGGGCTTAAGGGAGATGAGATTCTTAGCTATTATAATGAAATCGATTTTAAAGATTGGACCCATAATCTTACTAAATCTGCAGTGCTCAAGGCACAGCACCCAGAGTTTGAAACATACTCTCAGGGGATTCATGCGCGAAGTGGAGTGAGTTGTGTTGATTGTCATATGCCTTACAAAAAAGTAGGAGCGATGAAAATTACTGATCACCATATCAATAGTCCAATGCTTAAAGTGAATCAATCTTGTCGTACTTGTCACAATATCTCTGAGGACAAACTACTTGAGCGTGTGGCCGTTATTCAAGATAATAATCATGAGATGAAAGATACCGTTTTTAATGCTCTTGTATCTTTCATTAAAAAAATTGAGGCAAATTCAAATCATCCAAAAATTGAAGAACTTCGAAAAGCGCAAAGGGATGCGCAATTTCTTTTCGATTTTGTTGAGGCCGAAAACTCAAATGGTTTCCATGCCCCTCAAGAGTCGGCGAGAATATTGCTAAAGTCACTTGATATAATTAGAAAAGGGGAAGAGCTTCTGTGA